Proteins encoded in a region of the Maridesulfovibrio bastinii DSM 16055 genome:
- a CDS encoding response regulator: MSKILVIDDERATLDMFSMLMSVYGHEVLTAENGELGVEIFDTERPELVMTDIKMPGMDGIEVLRRIKALDREAEVIVITGHGDMDIAIKALNLDATDFLNKPVKREAVEKALKFSEERLELARNKKKEIEIQEIVGRPVIRIRGSITSHSEKALREHFSKILDMKRKFAFLFFEQNSSINGAGITALKSVIEEARESGCRSIVVGLSDNFKNVFDTMGISKMVQFFDSEQQALEECC, translated from the coding sequence ATGTCAAAAATTCTGGTTATTGATGACGAACGCGCGACTCTGGATATGTTCAGCATGCTCATGTCTGTTTATGGTCATGAGGTTCTTACCGCTGAAAATGGTGAACTTGGGGTGGAAATTTTCGATACGGAACGCCCGGAACTGGTGATGACCGATATAAAAATGCCGGGAATGGACGGCATTGAAGTCTTAAGACGTATTAAAGCACTGGACAGGGAAGCCGAGGTTATTGTCATCACTGGGCATGGCGATATGGATATTGCCATTAAAGCTCTGAACCTTGATGCCACAGACTTTTTAAATAAACCGGTTAAACGTGAGGCGGTTGAAAAGGCTCTGAAATTTTCTGAAGAACGGCTTGAGCTTGCCCGCAATAAGAAAAAAGAAATTGAGATTCAGGAAATAGTAGGGAGACCTGTTATTCGCATAAGAGGAAGCATTACTTCCCATTCTGAAAAGGCCTTACGGGAACATTTTTCAAAAATACTCGATATGAAAAGAAAGTTCGCTTTCTTGTTTTTTGAGCAGAATTCTTCCATCAATGGTGCCGGAATCACAGCCCTTAAATCTGTAATCGAAGAGGCCCGTGAAAGTGGTTGCAGAAGTATAGTTGTAGGTCTTTCTGATAATTTTAAAAATGTCTTTGATACAATGGGAATATCTAAAATGGTTCAATTCTTCGATTCCGAACAGCAGGCATTGGAGGAATGCTGTTGA
- the mltG gene encoding endolytic transglycosylase MltG has translation MEQQNQKESGQPGGDSNSENMARRGIVLRFVIPSIAVVSFLAMVVGSWFLYRTWDFLNIPPESQGRKINFIIEPGQTLWQVSANLAKAGLIKDSKRFRGYAQAEKKGGNVRAGEFNLYTNMTAPEVLTEITTTSGILHKLSVREGLNWWQTAKIAEEAGLTTYSDFKKAVYNRELIKKYNIPADNLEGYLFPETYMLTRPQKETGTIIAETMVREFFKAAHKAWPDGLPSPKKIHETLILASLVEKETGDISERRTIAGVFANRLRKGYLLQSDPTIIYGLGEDFDGNLHKSQLQDKTNTYNTYRHRGLPPGPICSPGLASIEAAINPEKNNYLYFVAKGDGSHYFSRSLKEHNNAVKKYQLRRNRKTYRSY, from the coding sequence TTGGAACAGCAAAACCAAAAAGAATCTGGACAGCCAGGCGGCGACAGTAATTCTGAGAACATGGCTCGAAGGGGCATAGTCTTAAGGTTTGTTATTCCATCGATCGCCGTTGTAAGTTTTTTGGCAATGGTTGTAGGCAGCTGGTTTCTATACCGTACCTGGGATTTTCTGAATATCCCGCCGGAATCTCAGGGGCGTAAAATTAATTTCATAATAGAGCCGGGCCAGACTCTCTGGCAGGTTTCAGCAAATCTGGCCAAAGCCGGTCTTATCAAAGACTCTAAACGCTTTAGAGGATATGCTCAGGCGGAAAAAAAAGGCGGCAATGTCCGTGCCGGAGAATTCAACCTCTATACAAATATGACCGCACCTGAAGTGCTGACAGAAATAACCACAACTTCAGGCATATTGCATAAACTTTCAGTCCGGGAAGGTCTCAACTGGTGGCAGACAGCTAAAATAGCTGAAGAGGCAGGACTGACTACATATTCTGATTTTAAAAAAGCTGTTTACAATCGTGAGCTGATAAAAAAATACAATATTCCTGCTGATAATCTCGAAGGTTATCTTTTTCCTGAAACATATATGCTCACCAGACCTCAAAAAGAAACCGGCACAATCATAGCCGAAACCATGGTCAGAGAGTTCTTCAAGGCAGCTCACAAAGCATGGCCTGACGGATTGCCGTCACCAAAAAAAATTCATGAGACTCTAATTCTGGCTTCACTGGTTGAGAAAGAAACAGGTGATATTTCCGAGCGTCGTACAATAGCAGGAGTTTTTGCCAACCGGCTGCGCAAAGGTTATCTGCTACAGTCAGACCCCACAATCATTTACGGTCTCGGTGAAGATTTTGACGGTAATCTTCATAAAAGCCAGCTTCAGGATAAAACCAATACTTACAACACATATCGCCACAGAGGGCTTCCTCCGGGACCGATCTGCTCTCCCGGTCTTGCTTCCATTGAAGCGGCAATAAATCCTGAAAAAAACAATTACCTTTATTTTGTCGCGAAAGGTGACGGGTCACACTATTTCAGCAGGTCTCTGAAAGAACACAATAATGCGGTAAAAAAATACCAGTTGCGCCGCAACAGAAAAACATACCGCTCTTATTAA
- the ruvX gene encoding Holliday junction resolvase RuvX — translation MKNLGIDFGLKRVGLAISDTEGIFAFPLKVIERTTRDALFTELLEIIEREKVENIVLGLPLSLEGEDTLTTRQVRNFAKSLERRTEIPIHLVDERFSSITAEEELKEAGRWNSKTKKNLDSQAATVILRTWLEGA, via the coding sequence ATGAAAAATCTTGGAATTGATTTCGGACTAAAACGGGTCGGCCTTGCCATCAGTGATACCGAGGGCATTTTCGCCTTTCCTCTTAAAGTAATCGAGAGGACAACCCGTGACGCACTGTTTACAGAATTGCTCGAAATAATAGAGCGTGAGAAGGTCGAGAACATTGTTCTCGGCCTTCCACTGTCTCTTGAGGGCGAAGACACCCTGACCACACGACAGGTCAGAAACTTTGCAAAATCCCTTGAGAGAAGAACAGAAATCCCCATACATCTAGTGGACGAAAGATTCAGCTCAATAACAGCAGAAGAAGAACTTAAGGAGGCCGGACGTTGGAACAGCAAAACCAAAAAGAATCTGGACAGCCAGGCGGCGACAGTAATTCTGAGAACATGGCTCGAAGGGGCATAG
- a CDS encoding FAD-binding and (Fe-S)-binding domain-containing protein, translating into MPQLGPHISISAEELMNRVLGIDPYDFKGWPEYVRSLASSIAAELFLVRYNPFIDQELVRKSVSRNLTVARPTLSGEYPQILSRAIENFWLKQDADREFRDRLVEKLREFLPEKSIGINPDTLVQSATDATDLRIELPIAVLFPEKTDQIQAIVRLANEMQFGIIPRGGGTGLTGGAIPAMDRTVILSLSRFKNILSINKEELTLCTQAGVITLDAIKATAKKGLLFTVDPASKAGSSIGGNISENSGGPFAFEYGTTIDNIQSFKMVMPRGELIEVRRKDHPGHKVFEGEKAVFEVYDCKGGLTETLELSADEIRSPGLGKDVTNKFLGGLPGVQKEGVDGIITEACFALYPQPEHSRVLCLEFFGRSMLNAMNVIKDIVGLRDKIREEGDLVKISALEEFGPKYVQAINYTTKSTTYEGEPISVLILQLDSDDQDALQSAVDTILSIAQPYDGVDIFAARDDKEAELFWEDRHKLSAISKRTSGFKVNEDIVIPLEVVPEFSTFLEDLNLIFLAKIYRKSLLSLKDISDFPIDEPKVELAFERTTSILKGKLTGSDMSDQELESQIRYLFQELRDQFPKLDSKIKAIYDKLQAQRIVIANHMHAGDGNCHVNIPVNSNDPEMLNSAYDAVDHVFKKVIELKGEITGEHGIGITKIDYLSDEKIAAIRQYKEKVDPLNILNPGKLTRREVPSPAYTFSFNRLINDLDKTAIKDKEHLIDLLRNIQTCTRCGKCKQVCPMYFPQKGLMYHPRNKNIALGALIEAIYYSQVQKGEPSPELMTRLRKLMEHCTACGRCTAVCPVKIDSAGSALQIRSFLEYKGKGGHPIKNLALQFVAKDPESRLPKVAKFLSISASAQSKAIGLIPGHWRRRIDSPLFQSKTPAMDLKNLSEDLSLATGSMFVSGTTPSQAVFYFPGCGASLFSRSIGMATLYLLHKAGVNVVMPSKHLCCGYPLLASGCAEAYNTNRHRNINDIQYKLAKASLAGLEVNTILTACGTCRESLESYTFGSELGRSLEHKDAVQYLIEHAGSLPLEALMDDSEVIYHSSCHTEWTDTPKAKAPEIYRSSLAELLGTEVTLSPGCCGESGLGAITSPSIYNKLRERKTSQLRNDLTGKRKDVPVLVGCPSCKVGIKRSIDNLKKSNRVMHTVEFLAELVGGPKWQKDFKKIVDKARRQDSLVFL; encoded by the coding sequence ATGCCTCAATTAGGTCCCCATATTTCAATTTCTGCCGAAGAGCTCATGAACAGAGTTCTGGGCATAGATCCCTACGATTTTAAAGGATGGCCCGAATATGTACGCAGCCTTGCATCAAGCATCGCCGCTGAATTATTCCTTGTCCGTTACAACCCTTTTATAGATCAGGAACTGGTACGTAAAAGCGTTTCGCGTAATCTTACGGTGGCGCGCCCCACTCTTTCCGGTGAATATCCGCAGATTTTATCCAGAGCAATTGAAAATTTCTGGCTCAAGCAGGATGCGGACCGAGAATTCCGGGACAGACTCGTGGAAAAACTGCGAGAATTTCTGCCTGAAAAAAGCATCGGAATAAATCCGGATACACTTGTTCAGAGTGCTACAGACGCAACAGACCTCCGCATAGAACTGCCCATAGCCGTACTTTTCCCTGAAAAAACCGATCAGATTCAAGCCATTGTCCGCCTTGCCAATGAGATGCAGTTCGGAATTATTCCTCGTGGCGGAGGAACCGGACTTACCGGTGGAGCAATCCCGGCCATGGACAGAACTGTTATACTGTCCCTCTCAAGATTTAAAAATATACTGAGCATCAATAAAGAAGAGCTGACCCTCTGCACTCAGGCAGGAGTCATCACCCTTGATGCGATAAAAGCTACCGCGAAAAAAGGACTTTTATTCACTGTGGACCCGGCATCCAAGGCCGGATCATCCATAGGTGGTAATATTTCGGAAAACTCCGGCGGACCGTTCGCATTTGAATACGGTACAACCATTGATAATATTCAAAGTTTCAAGATGGTCATGCCCCGCGGAGAATTAATTGAAGTCAGAAGAAAAGACCATCCCGGTCACAAAGTTTTTGAAGGCGAAAAAGCTGTCTTTGAAGTTTATGACTGCAAAGGCGGACTGACAGAAACCCTCGAACTTTCTGCTGACGAAATTCGCAGCCCCGGTCTGGGAAAAGATGTAACCAATAAATTCCTCGGCGGACTCCCCGGAGTTCAGAAGGAAGGCGTGGACGGCATCATTACCGAAGCATGCTTTGCCCTTTACCCTCAACCGGAACATTCCCGTGTACTCTGCCTTGAGTTTTTCGGACGCTCCATGCTTAATGCCATGAACGTCATTAAAGACATTGTAGGTCTGAGAGATAAAATTAGAGAAGAAGGCGATCTCGTTAAAATCTCCGCTCTGGAAGAATTTGGTCCTAAATATGTTCAGGCCATCAACTACACTACAAAATCCACAACTTATGAAGGCGAGCCCATATCCGTGCTCATCCTTCAGTTGGATTCTGATGATCAGGACGCCCTGCAAAGTGCGGTTGATACAATTCTTTCAATTGCCCAGCCTTATGACGGTGTTGATATTTTTGCGGCCCGCGATGACAAGGAAGCAGAATTATTCTGGGAAGACCGCCATAAACTCTCGGCAATTTCCAAGCGCACATCAGGATTCAAAGTAAACGAGGATATTGTTATTCCTCTTGAGGTTGTTCCTGAATTTTCAACATTTCTTGAAGACCTCAACCTCATCTTTTTAGCTAAAATATACCGGAAATCTCTGCTCTCACTGAAAGACATCTCCGATTTCCCGATTGATGAGCCTAAAGTTGAGCTGGCTTTTGAAAGAACAACTTCGATACTCAAAGGCAAGCTGACCGGCTCCGATATGAGCGATCAGGAACTGGAAAGCCAGATTCGCTATCTTTTTCAGGAACTCCGTGACCAGTTCCCCAAGCTCGATTCCAAGATCAAGGCGATCTATGACAAGCTTCAGGCCCAGCGCATTGTTATAGCCAACCATATGCATGCCGGAGACGGTAACTGTCACGTCAACATCCCGGTTAACTCCAATGATCCGGAAATGCTGAACAGCGCTTATGATGCTGTTGATCATGTCTTTAAGAAAGTAATTGAACTTAAAGGCGAGATCACCGGTGAACACGGCATTGGCATAACCAAGATCGATTATCTTTCAGATGAAAAGATTGCCGCCATCAGGCAGTATAAAGAGAAGGTTGACCCTCTCAACATACTTAATCCCGGCAAACTGACCAGAAGGGAAGTTCCTTCTCCGGCCTACACATTTTCATTCAACAGACTGATCAATGATCTGGATAAAACTGCAATCAAAGATAAAGAGCATCTGATTGATCTTCTGCGCAATATTCAAACCTGCACCAGATGCGGAAAATGCAAGCAGGTCTGCCCGATGTACTTCCCCCAGAAGGGACTTATGTACCATCCGCGCAACAAAAATATTGCACTCGGAGCTTTGATAGAAGCTATATATTATTCTCAGGTCCAAAAAGGTGAACCATCACCGGAACTGATGACCAGACTCCGCAAGCTGATGGAGCATTGCACCGCATGCGGACGCTGTACTGCTGTATGTCCTGTTAAAATCGATTCAGCAGGCTCAGCCTTACAGATTCGCAGTTTTCTGGAGTATAAAGGAAAAGGCGGACACCCGATTAAGAATCTGGCTCTGCAGTTTGTCGCTAAAGACCCGGAAAGCAGGCTTCCTAAGGTTGCCAAGTTTCTTTCGATATCAGCTTCAGCCCAGAGCAAGGCCATCGGTCTGATCCCCGGACACTGGCGCAGAAGGATTGATTCCCCGCTGTTCCAGAGTAAGACTCCGGCGATGGACCTTAAAAACCTTAGCGAAGATCTGTCCCTTGCAACAGGATCAATGTTTGTTTCGGGAACCACTCCGTCACAAGCTGTATTCTACTTCCCCGGATGCGGAGCCAGCCTGTTCTCACGCAGCATAGGTATGGCTACGCTCTATCTGCTGCATAAAGCAGGTGTGAATGTTGTAATGCCATCCAAGCACCTCTGCTGCGGTTATCCACTGCTGGCAAGCGGCTGTGCTGAAGCCTACAACACTAACCGCCACCGCAATATTAACGACATTCAGTACAAACTGGCTAAAGCCAGTCTGGCCGGGCTTGAAGTAAATACGATTCTTACAGCATGCGGCACATGCCGTGAATCGCTGGAATCATATACTTTCGGTTCTGAGCTGGGCAGATCGCTGGAACACAAGGATGCTGTGCAGTACCTTATTGAACATGCCGGAAGTCTGCCGCTTGAAGCTCTTATGGATGACAGCGAAGTAATCTATCATTCTTCCTGCCATACCGAATGGACTGATACACCAAAAGCCAAGGCTCCTGAAATATACCGCAGCTCCCTTGCCGAACTTCTCGGCACAGAAGTAACCCTGTCTCCGGGCTGCTGTGGAGAATCAGGACTTGGAGCAATAACCAGTCCGTCTATCTACAACAAACTGCGTGAACGCAAAACCAGCCAGCTTAGAAACGACCTTACAGGCAAGCGGAAAGACGTTCCTGTGCTCGTCGGTTGCCCATCCTGCAAAGTTGGTATAAAGCGCAGTATTGATAATCTTAAAAAATCAAACAGAGTAATGCACACGGTTGAATTCCTTGCCGAATTGGTCGGAGGACCTAAGTGGCAGAAAGATTTCAAGAAGATAGTTGATAAAGCCCGCAGGCAGGACTCATTAGTTTTCCTGTAG
- a CDS encoding pyridoxal-phosphate-dependent aminotransferase family protein produces the protein MIGSDFAELQLFITGPILLRKEVREAGLLPEFGHRDSENVKRFGPIMENLRKLSGAPEDYDIIIFNGSGTNVLEASVRSLVASDDTVLNVSVGAFGDLYHKLAVTNGKNAVQLKFDYGRAIDLDKLEQALEEYSPDVVTFTQNETSTGVFNNVPEVCALIHKYGAKSLVDAVSIFGGAPSCIAEAKPMMYSTSTQKSLGLPAGFGIAFVSPEGFEKAEKVENRGYTTDILAQVEKARNLQTLTTPNGTLVNQMCVQLDYIVNDETIEKRFARHEEMREMAHEWVEQMDGYSLFAQEGYRSPSVSAVQTAPGMTVEKLKQVKEAMRGHGYLFDPGYGKINKELEASGRQPIFRIGHMADISPEMLKKYLEILSGVLKDIN, from the coding sequence ATGATCGGAAGCGACTTTGCCGAACTCCAATTATTTATAACAGGTCCTATCCTTCTGCGTAAGGAGGTGCGCGAGGCCGGTCTTCTACCTGAATTCGGTCATCGTGACTCTGAAAATGTTAAAAGGTTCGGACCGATCATGGAAAATCTGCGCAAGCTCTCCGGGGCTCCCGAAGATTACGACATTATCATTTTTAACGGCTCCGGCACAAATGTGCTTGAGGCTTCTGTCCGTTCACTTGTTGCTAGTGACGATACCGTGCTCAATGTCTCTGTAGGGGCTTTCGGTGATCTTTATCATAAACTTGCCGTTACAAACGGTAAGAATGCGGTCCAGCTTAAGTTTGATTACGGCAGAGCAATTGATCTTGATAAACTTGAGCAGGCTTTAGAGGAGTACAGCCCGGATGTTGTAACCTTCACCCAGAATGAAACATCAACCGGTGTCTTCAACAATGTGCCTGAGGTTTGTGCATTGATACATAAATACGGTGCAAAATCTCTGGTTGATGCTGTCAGCATTTTTGGTGGTGCTCCATCCTGTATAGCAGAAGCAAAACCCATGATGTACAGCACTTCAACACAAAAATCTCTGGGGCTTCCTGCCGGCTTCGGTATTGCTTTTGTAAGTCCTGAAGGATTTGAAAAAGCAGAGAAGGTTGAAAACAGGGGCTACACTACAGATATTCTCGCTCAGGTTGAAAAGGCCCGCAATCTCCAGACTCTGACAACCCCGAATGGAACTCTGGTAAACCAGATGTGTGTTCAGCTTGATTATATTGTCAATGATGAAACCATTGAAAAAAGATTTGCCAGACATGAAGAAATGCGTGAGATGGCGCATGAATGGGTAGAGCAGATGGATGGATATTCTCTTTTCGCTCAGGAAGGGTACCGGTCTCCTTCCGTGTCAGCTGTTCAAACAGCTCCCGGAATGACTGTTGAGAAGCTGAAACAGGTTAAAGAAGCCATGCGCGGACACGGTTATCTTTTTGATCCGGGCTATGGCAAGATTAATAAGGAACTTGAAGCAAGCGGCCGTCAGCCTATTTTCAGAATAGGTCACATGGCTGATATCAGCCCGGAAATGCTTAAAAAATATCTGGAAATCCTCAGTGGAGTTTTAAAAGATATCAATTAA
- a CDS encoding YkgJ family cysteine cluster protein, with protein MSDSSFRNPRGKGKKRNDWQDHETVNFKKDRVESDLEQLAHECRELTVDYLSRESFSATLCEVVGEALDIFSSRCSGYHFDPEPACRKGCYYCCCEQVDVTQAEAAYIGFKLLSSYTESEIKDIMKEVDRTTVEVGNGRTAAVAKTPCVFLKNNICGIYEARPLACRGRNSFDEIDCKLNFKGDGYYDSIQSHQIPMDIAESIQEGLLRGTKNLGLEAGLLDLRTAVKIMLHIGVAECVDAWLQGDFFFGKSRSL; from the coding sequence ATGAGCGATAGTTCGTTCAGGAATCCCCGTGGAAAGGGAAAAAAGCGTAATGACTGGCAGGACCATGAAACTGTTAATTTTAAGAAAGACAGAGTTGAGTCCGATCTGGAGCAACTGGCTCATGAATGTCGAGAGCTTACGGTTGATTATCTGAGTCGGGAATCTTTTTCTGCAACCCTGTGTGAAGTTGTGGGGGAAGCTTTGGATATTTTCAGTTCCAGATGTTCCGGCTACCATTTTGATCCTGAGCCTGCATGCCGCAAAGGATGCTACTACTGCTGCTGTGAGCAGGTTGATGTAACTCAGGCTGAGGCCGCATATATTGGGTTTAAACTGCTCAGCAGCTATACTGAATCAGAAATTAAGGACATTATGAAAGAAGTTGATCGTACTACTGTTGAAGTTGGAAACGGCAGGACAGCAGCAGTAGCTAAGACTCCATGTGTCTTTTTAAAGAATAATATCTGCGGAATTTATGAAGCTCGTCCACTGGCATGCCGCGGTCGGAATTCCTTTGATGAAATTGACTGTAAACTTAATTTCAAAGGGGATGGTTACTATGATTCCATTCAAAGCCACCAAATTCCGATGGACATTGCTGAGAGCATTCAGGAAGGGCTGCTTAGAGGAACAAAAAATCTTGGTCTCGAAGCCGGATTGCTTGATCTTCGCACAGCTGTAAAAATCATGCTTCATATCGGTGTTGCCGAGTGTGTTGACGCCTGGTTGCAGGGTGATTTCTTTTTTGGAAAATCAAGAAGTTTATAA
- a CDS encoding TetR/AcrR family transcriptional regulator — translation MTKMSKKKAAILQAATVLFANQGFADTSMQELSKVTGAAEGTIFYHFKNKEGLLLAILESTKNRLVEEFRNYMADREFKDGIEMMEDVVGFYLLLAGRMEYDFLLLHRLFLYHFAESRPEFRENLEDIYSCLVDFIELPILKGQEDGSIGDLNPRKTALIVFTMVDGLVRFKNFNLYDAGALYNELIESIRRMLQPIRGV, via the coding sequence ATGACCAAAATGTCCAAGAAGAAGGCGGCAATTTTACAAGCTGCAACTGTTCTTTTTGCCAATCAGGGCTTTGCAGATACTTCAATGCAGGAGTTGTCTAAAGTAACCGGAGCGGCTGAAGGGACCATCTTTTATCATTTTAAAAACAAGGAAGGCCTGTTGCTGGCCATTCTTGAATCAACCAAAAACAGACTGGTTGAAGAATTCCGCAATTACATGGCGGACCGTGAATTTAAAGACGGCATTGAAATGATGGAAGACGTGGTCGGCTTTTACCTTCTACTTGCCGGTAGGATGGAGTATGATTTTTTACTGCTCCACAGGCTGTTTTTATACCACTTTGCTGAAAGTCGTCCTGAATTTCGGGAGAATTTGGAAGACATTTACAGCTGTCTGGTTGATTTTATTGAGCTACCAATCCTCAAAGGTCAGGAGGACGGTTCAATAGGCGACCTGAACCCAAGAAAAACAGCCCTTATCGTGTTCACTATGGTCGACGGGTTAGTGAGGTTTAAAAACTTCAATCTCTATGATGCGGGCGCGCTCTACAATGAGTTGATCGAGTCCATCCGCAGAATGTTGCAACCAATCAGGGGTGTTTGA
- a CDS encoding SulP family inorganic anion transporter — translation MLTKVFPFLGWFRKYSGATLRADLISGLTVALVLIPQSMAYAQLAGMPAYYGLYASLLPPMVAALFGSSRQLATGPVAVVSLMTAASLEPLATAGSSGYIAYALLLAFLVGLFQFLLGVLRLGLVVNFLSHPVVNGFTNAAAIIIASSQLSKMFGVYVDKAELHYATIMRVVSSAIHYTHWPTLGMGVLAFAIMVGLRKINPKIPNVLCAVVVTTVLSWAVGFNHDATVSIDSIKSPEVQKMITEFNKSVVGIDTLAQQRTATVAKEEEAKQGHDMVAFYDAEHDLNVINYEVNLLKHKSHEYRKGIRDSLFSGVESDGKLAFYLKGSEPAGVETDGRTWRLKVGNKVLKTDSLKMMGGGAVVGNVPSGFPPLVLPNLDIKVMLRLLPFAVIISLLGFMEAISIAKAMAAKTGQRLDPNQELIGQGLANMVGSCASSYPASGSFSRSAVNLQAGAVTGLSSVFTTVVVAVALLFFTPLLYHLPQAVLAAVIMMAVIGLINASGFIHAWKAQRYDGAISIITFVGTLSFAPHLDKGIMIGVVLSLCVFLYKSMRPKVAELSKNEDDVLRDATTHGLKVCDHIAVVRFDGPLFFANASFLEDQITDRMMSMKKLQHIILVCNGINDIDASGEEALSLIVDNVRSAGLDISLTGVNEQVMEVLKRTHLFEKIREDHIFVDAETALCSTHASAHRDGTEPDCPLTTYCGLKGA, via the coding sequence ATGCTTACAAAAGTTTTTCCATTTTTGGGCTGGTTCCGTAAGTACAGCGGAGCAACGCTTCGGGCGGATCTTATTTCGGGTCTGACTGTGGCTCTTGTACTTATCCCCCAGTCTATGGCTTATGCCCAGTTAGCGGGTATGCCAGCCTATTACGGTCTTTATGCTTCTCTGCTGCCGCCTATGGTGGCAGCTTTGTTCGGGTCCAGCAGACAGCTGGCGACCGGTCCGGTTGCCGTTGTTTCGCTTATGACCGCAGCTTCACTTGAACCTCTGGCAACAGCCGGAAGCAGTGGTTATATCGCATACGCGCTTCTGCTTGCTTTCCTTGTAGGACTTTTCCAGTTCCTGCTTGGAGTACTGAGGCTGGGACTTGTCGTAAACTTTTTATCCCACCCGGTTGTAAACGGTTTTACCAATGCCGCTGCAATCATAATTGCCTCCTCACAGCTTTCAAAGATGTTCGGAGTTTATGTGGATAAAGCCGAGCTGCATTATGCAACTATCATGCGGGTAGTCAGCTCAGCCATCCATTATACTCACTGGCCAACCCTTGGCATGGGAGTGCTGGCCTTTGCCATTATGGTCGGGCTGAGAAAAATAAATCCCAAAATACCAAATGTCCTGTGTGCGGTTGTGGTCACCACGGTTCTTTCATGGGCGGTTGGCTTCAATCATGATGCTACTGTTTCCATTGATTCCATAAAGTCTCCTGAAGTTCAGAAAATGATAACTGAATTTAATAAGTCAGTTGTCGGTATTGATACTCTTGCCCAGCAGCGCACGGCGACCGTGGCTAAAGAGGAAGAAGCAAAGCAGGGACACGACATGGTGGCTTTTTATGATGCCGAGCATGACCTGAACGTCATAAATTATGAGGTCAATCTGCTTAAGCATAAATCCCACGAGTATCGTAAGGGCATCAGAGACAGTTTATTCAGCGGTGTTGAGTCTGACGGGAAATTGGCTTTTTATCTGAAAGGCAGTGAACCCGCAGGCGTTGAAACTGATGGCAGGACATGGAGACTCAAGGTCGGCAATAAAGTTCTTAAGACCGATTCTCTGAAAATGATGGGTGGTGGAGCTGTTGTCGGTAACGTTCCTTCAGGATTTCCTCCGCTTGTGCTCCCCAATCTTGATATAAAGGTCATGCTGCGTCTGCTGCCTTTTGCAGTTATTATTTCACTGCTTGGATTTATGGAAGCTATCTCAATTGCTAAGGCCATGGCTGCAAAAACAGGTCAGCGTCTTGACCCGAATCAGGAACTCATCGGTCAGGGGCTGGCTAATATGGTCGGTTCATGCGCCAGCAGTTATCCTGCTTCCGGTTCTTTCTCCAGATCGGCGGTTAACCTTCAGGCCGGGGCGGTGACAGGTTTATCCAGTGTTTTCACTACAGTCGTTGTAGCTGTAGCACTGCTTTTCTTTACCCCGCTGCTTTACCATCTGCCACAGGCTGTGCTTGCAGCAGTTATCATGATGGCTGTTATCGGTCTTATCAACGCTTCCGGTTTTATTCATGCATGGAAAGCCCAGCGTTATGACGGAGCTATCTCCATCATAACTTTTGTGGGAACTCTGTCTTTTGCTCCCCATCTTGATAAGGGCATAATGATCGGTGTTGTGCTTTCACTTTGCGTATTCCTTTACAAAAGTATGCGTCCAAAAGTCGCAGAACTTTCAAAGAACGAGGACGATGTTCTCAGGGATGCAACAACACACGGACTGAAAGTTTGTGATCATATCGCAGTTGTCCGTTTTGACGGTCCTCTGTTTTTTGCAAATGCCAGCTTCCTTGAAGATCAGATAACTGACAGAATGATGTCCATGAAAAAGCTTCAGCACATTATTCTGGTCTGCAACGGAATAAATGATATTGACGCATCCGGTGAAGAAGCTCTTTCTCTGATTGTTGACAACGTTCGCAGTGCAGGACTTGATATCTCACTGACCGGAGTCAATGAGCAGGTTATGGAAGTGCTCAAGAGAACCCATCTT